The following are encoded in a window of Kitasatospora fiedleri genomic DNA:
- a CDS encoding tyrosine-type recombinase/integrase, whose amino-acid sequence MAGYIEDRWLNKRPNPETNKRERTERYGKGKRYRVAGIPGVRDASFATLEDAKTWKSTAETDTRRLTWMDPREGEMTLREYVETIWWPGRSDPTNTAGPMQSKIWNHILDPIGGLQLRQIDEEVLRLWLKGRREQAKLGEGTLEVVWIHLGSILGSTVGKRLAANPCRAHGHLRPIGGGSSTARAWSAREFVEIREQMRERYRITADLGLHAGLRQAEMIGIGLDDIDEDAMVIRLRRQLLWANGTRPYFKLPKGRKERLIPLSPGLLQLIREHVERFPPVETKLPWEGPGNGKRETATAHLLVTTQWRHRLNPSGYNQRILKPALAAAGLIPAKGEEGWGWSGTREEMYHRFRHTYASVQLRTEAPVAVSKWMGHASPEITLRVYAHFIPEDAQRGRAAVDNWLSAGSRQNSPDSPQEPH is encoded by the coding sequence GTGGCTGGGTACATCGAAGATCGCTGGCTGAACAAGCGGCCCAACCCGGAGACCAACAAGCGCGAGCGGACCGAGCGCTACGGGAAGGGCAAGCGGTACCGGGTCGCGGGTATCCCCGGCGTGCGCGACGCCAGCTTCGCCACGCTGGAGGACGCCAAGACGTGGAAGTCGACGGCCGAGACCGACACGCGCCGTCTGACCTGGATGGACCCGCGGGAGGGAGAGATGACGTTGCGGGAGTACGTCGAGACGATCTGGTGGCCCGGCCGGTCCGACCCGACGAACACGGCCGGGCCGATGCAGTCGAAGATTTGGAACCACATCCTCGACCCGATCGGCGGTCTGCAGCTTCGCCAGATCGACGAAGAGGTGCTGCGGCTGTGGCTCAAGGGCCGGCGGGAGCAGGCAAAGCTGGGGGAAGGCACCTTGGAGGTGGTCTGGATTCACCTCGGGTCGATCCTGGGCTCTACGGTCGGCAAGAGGCTGGCCGCCAACCCGTGTCGGGCCCACGGTCACCTGCGGCCGATCGGAGGGGGGAGTAGTACGGCCCGCGCATGGTCGGCCCGCGAGTTCGTCGAGATCCGGGAGCAGATGCGGGAGCGCTACCGGATCACCGCCGACCTCGGGCTGCACGCCGGCCTGCGTCAGGCCGAGATGATCGGGATCGGCCTGGACGACATCGACGAGGACGCCATGGTCATCCGCCTGCGGCGTCAACTGCTGTGGGCGAACGGTACGAGGCCCTACTTCAAGCTGCCGAAGGGGCGGAAGGAGCGGTTGATCCCGCTGTCGCCCGGGCTGCTGCAGCTGATCCGGGAGCACGTGGAGCGCTTCCCGCCGGTGGAGACGAAGTTGCCGTGGGAGGGGCCCGGCAACGGCAAGCGGGAGACGGCCACCGCCCATCTGCTGGTGACGACGCAGTGGCGTCACCGGCTGAACCCCTCGGGATACAACCAGCGAATCCTCAAGCCGGCGCTCGCCGCAGCCGGCCTGATCCCGGCGAAGGGCGAAGAGGGGTGGGGGTGGTCGGGGACGCGGGAAGAGATGTATCACCGCTTCCGGCACACCTACGCCAGCGTCCAACTCCGGACCGAGGCCCCAGTGGCGGTGTCGAAGTGGATGGGCCACGCCTCGCCGGAGATCACGCTCAGGGTCTACGCCCACTTCATCCCCGAGGACGCTCAGCGCGGTCGGGCGGCGGTCGACAACTGGCTCAGCGCGGGGAGCCGGCAGAACTCCCCAGATTCTCCCCAGGAGCCGCACTGA
- a CDS encoding ImmA/IrrE family metallo-endopeptidase: protein MPIAAGVVGLMYNPAAELEEMGIPILRCWLRDTWGIWSPERHAVVVADGLTPIEERCVLAHELEHVLAGDSGCGGTAGLQAERRAETRAARKLIALSDWARARQWAADEHELAAELNVTTWALRARHADLQGGAQWLGTSKIAG, encoded by the coding sequence ATGCCCATCGCCGCTGGTGTCGTCGGGCTGATGTACAACCCTGCCGCCGAACTGGAGGAGATGGGCATCCCCATCCTCCGCTGCTGGCTGCGGGACACGTGGGGCATCTGGTCCCCCGAGCGCCACGCCGTCGTCGTGGCCGACGGCCTCACCCCGATCGAAGAGCGGTGCGTCCTCGCGCACGAACTCGAACACGTCCTCGCCGGCGACAGCGGCTGCGGCGGCACCGCGGGCCTGCAAGCCGAGCGCCGAGCCGAGACCCGGGCCGCCCGCAAGCTCATAGCCCTCTCCGACTGGGCCCGAGCCCGCCAGTGGGCCGCCGACGAGCACGAGCTGGCCGCCGAACTCAACGTCACCACCTGGGCCCTGAGGGCCCGCCACGCCGACCTGCAGGGGGGTGCCCAGTGGCTGGGTACATCGAAGATCGCTGGCTGA
- a CDS encoding helix-turn-helix transcriptional regulator — protein sequence MGKSAEPELDWAHLGEEIRRARLARGLSQQQLANALGLDRKTIGHYENGRVPAPGRIPDGYYAAATFFGWSAGTLARVLAGGEVITPTQTAPASQPAAPFHGGSPAELFPAVGRFARAAVAAGGDPRLRDLLEDVADRLLQSVPARTEPSPAHQSSYGLAAYRPHAWAEGDPGIPEDDAERIRQALDEHARGKGE from the coding sequence ATGGGGAAGTCCGCCGAGCCCGAGCTCGACTGGGCACACCTTGGCGAGGAGATCCGCCGAGCACGCCTCGCCCGCGGCCTGAGCCAGCAACAGCTGGCCAACGCACTCGGGCTCGATCGCAAGACGATCGGGCACTACGAAAACGGCAGGGTTCCAGCCCCTGGCCGAATTCCGGACGGGTACTACGCCGCCGCCACGTTCTTCGGCTGGTCGGCCGGCACTCTCGCCCGCGTGCTTGCGGGCGGCGAAGTGATCACGCCCACCCAGACGGCGCCAGCTTCTCAGCCCGCGGCGCCCTTCCACGGCGGGAGTCCGGCCGAACTGTTCCCTGCGGTTGGCCGGTTCGCCCGGGCGGCGGTGGCAGCCGGCGGGGACCCGCGCCTGCGTGATCTCCTGGAGGACGTGGCCGACCGCCTGCTGCAGTCGGTGCCGGCCCGCACCGAACCGTCCCCGGCGCACCAGTCCTCGTACGGCCTGGCCGCGTACCGTCCGCACGCCTGGGCCGAGGGCGACCCCGGCATCCCCGAGGACGACGCCGAGCGCATCCGGCAGGCCCTCGACGAGCACGCCCGAGGCAAGGGCGAGTAA
- a CDS encoding helix-turn-helix domain-containing protein produces MITHIVGHVRARGQDIRRKREQMGYGLRRFASQVAISPAHLSRIERGQRGAQPEVIKRIADKLQVTMLDIADPLE; encoded by the coding sequence ATGATTACCCATATCGTTGGTCATGTGAGAGCGCGAGGGCAGGACATTCGACGCAAGCGCGAACAGATGGGCTACGGCCTTCGACGGTTCGCAAGCCAAGTCGCCATCTCTCCCGCTCACTTGTCCCGGATCGAACGTGGCCAGAGAGGTGCCCAGCCCGAGGTGATCAAGAGGATCGCCGACAAGCTGCAGGTCACCATGCTGGACATCGCCGATCCCCTGGAATGA
- a CDS encoding phage antirepressor N-terminal domain-containing protein: MDAMQVPVPAVLTLEQAAAYIGRTPKALRGLRERRSGPAGFRAGGRVMYRIAALDRWLAEHEAQDSRSNLELDPTRRAPSRAARRRARSRSPPDAPPNGSGPRPVAAGREPYGLPPHHELPVREVETLSPIMPQKVVTIDLSAGRLHTVDVDGTPHIVLRPAIEALGLDYSTQLRKLKGRSWACVGQKTTQMPGDDQERTVTTVTTETFLMLLATVHEARVPEQIKPVLVAFQKESAEALRKYWTEGGAVNERASVEQVAALRAELDDVERASVARARLDAMAVAKQAGLVNTSYIEGMAKHELARMLGQEPELDPQEITITCDEYLTDRGVAQADLGSARTRLGRTVAALYRARYGQDPQKVSRPIHGVHREVSVYTHRDIDLFHTAWAEVGRRYNVQGGLELGGAA; the protein is encoded by the coding sequence ATGGACGCCATGCAGGTCCCCGTTCCGGCGGTGCTGACGCTGGAGCAGGCGGCGGCCTACATCGGCCGCACCCCGAAGGCTCTCCGCGGCCTCCGAGAGCGTCGCAGCGGCCCGGCCGGCTTCCGGGCTGGCGGCCGCGTGATGTACCGCATCGCGGCGCTCGACCGGTGGCTCGCCGAGCACGAGGCGCAGGACTCCCGGTCGAACCTCGAACTCGACCCCACCCGCCGGGCCCCGAGCCGCGCCGCGCGAAGACGCGCCCGCAGCCGCTCGCCGCCTGACGCACCCCCAAACGGGTCGGGCCCCCGCCCGGTAGCCGCCGGTCGAGAGCCCTACGGCCTGCCACCACACCACGAACTACCAGTACGAGAGGTGGAGACCTTGAGTCCCATCATGCCGCAGAAGGTCGTGACGATCGACCTCTCCGCCGGCCGACTCCACACCGTGGACGTCGACGGCACCCCCCACATCGTGCTCCGGCCCGCCATCGAGGCGCTCGGCCTGGACTACTCCACCCAGCTCCGCAAGCTCAAGGGCCGGTCGTGGGCCTGCGTGGGCCAGAAGACCACGCAGATGCCGGGCGACGACCAGGAGCGCACGGTCACCACGGTGACCACCGAGACCTTCCTGATGCTGCTGGCAACCGTGCACGAGGCGCGGGTCCCCGAGCAGATCAAGCCGGTGCTGGTCGCCTTCCAGAAGGAGTCGGCTGAGGCTCTGCGTAAGTACTGGACCGAGGGTGGCGCGGTGAACGAGCGCGCCTCGGTCGAGCAGGTCGCCGCGCTGCGGGCCGAGTTGGACGACGTGGAGCGCGCCTCCGTCGCCCGGGCCCGGCTGGACGCGATGGCCGTGGCCAAGCAGGCCGGCCTGGTGAACACCTCGTACATCGAGGGCATGGCCAAGCACGAGCTGGCTCGGATGCTGGGCCAGGAGCCGGAGTTGGACCCGCAGGAGATCACGATCACCTGCGACGAGTACCTGACGGACCGGGGTGTCGCGCAGGCGGACCTGGGGTCGGCGCGGACGCGGCTGGGCCGGACGGTCGCGGCGCTGTACCGGGCCCGGTACGGGCAGGACCCGCAGAAGGTGTCGCGTCCGATCCACGGGGTGCACCGCGAGGTGTCCGTATACACCCACCGGGACATCGACCTGTTCCACACGGCGTGGGCCGAGGTCGGCCGCCGCTACAACGTCCAGGGCGGCCTGGAGTTGGGCGGTGCGGCGTGA
- a CDS encoding DUF6197 family protein, with protein sequence MNAIKVRVGRSLFAGVSPTVIPAVSSPLALPVRERVSVEQVLELAAAYIEVHGHHKGDFGSEKDRSACAVGAIRAIVTGRRDVQHPLADAAVLALSQQLPDVMAEVLENVAEWNDALERTASEVVRALRAAALAVAA encoded by the coding sequence GTGAACGCCATCAAGGTGCGGGTGGGCCGTTCCCTGTTCGCTGGGGTGTCGCCGACGGTGATTCCGGCGGTGTCGTCGCCGCTGGCGCTGCCGGTGCGTGAGCGGGTGTCGGTCGAGCAGGTGCTGGAGCTGGCGGCGGCGTACATCGAGGTGCACGGCCACCACAAGGGCGACTTCGGGTCCGAGAAGGACCGGTCCGCGTGTGCGGTGGGTGCGATCCGGGCGATCGTCACGGGCCGCCGGGACGTGCAGCACCCGCTGGCGGACGCCGCAGTGCTGGCCCTGTCGCAGCAGCTGCCGGACGTCATGGCCGAGGTGCTGGAGAACGTCGCGGAGTGGAACGACGCGCTGGAGCGGACGGCTTCCGAGGTGGTTCGGGCTCTGCGGGCGGCTGCGTTGGCGGTGGCGGCGTGA
- a CDS encoding PD-(D/E)XK nuclease-like domain-containing protein: MTITELPGSSAPAAGPIITEPGIYDITNEQYHADPVPGGSLSSTGARKLLAPSCPALFRHEQLNGQKPRRVFDFGTAAHGLVTGSGPKLVKIAADNYRTKAAQEQAAGARADGAVPLLPSEWQQVQEMAAALRQHPIASRLFAPGSGLPERSLFWVDQATGVWRRARPDWLPHPTDGRLIVPDYKTCVSADPRAIEKAVYDHGYYQQDPWYIDGIRAVLGVENAVMVFVFQEKTPPYLIHVVQLDLAAIRAGRRRNREAIAAYQQCTRSGEWPGYSDRVDIVSLPAWAEKQENQ, encoded by the coding sequence ATGACGATCACCGAGTTGCCGGGGTCGAGCGCCCCGGCCGCCGGGCCCATCATCACCGAGCCTGGCATCTACGACATCACCAACGAGCAGTACCACGCCGACCCCGTCCCGGGCGGTTCGCTGTCCTCCACCGGGGCCCGGAAGTTGCTGGCCCCGTCGTGCCCGGCCCTGTTCCGGCACGAGCAGCTGAACGGCCAGAAGCCGCGGCGGGTCTTCGACTTCGGCACCGCGGCCCACGGCCTGGTGACCGGCTCGGGCCCGAAGCTGGTGAAGATCGCCGCTGACAACTACCGCACGAAGGCCGCGCAGGAGCAGGCCGCCGGGGCCCGCGCCGATGGCGCTGTGCCGCTGCTGCCCTCCGAGTGGCAGCAGGTCCAGGAGATGGCGGCCGCGCTCCGCCAGCACCCGATTGCGTCCCGCCTGTTCGCTCCGGGCAGTGGCCTGCCGGAGCGGTCGCTGTTCTGGGTGGACCAGGCGACCGGCGTGTGGCGGCGGGCCCGCCCGGACTGGCTGCCGCACCCGACGGACGGCCGGCTGATCGTCCCGGACTACAAGACGTGCGTGTCCGCGGACCCGCGGGCCATCGAGAAGGCCGTGTACGACCACGGCTACTACCAGCAGGACCCCTGGTACATCGACGGGATTCGCGCGGTGCTCGGCGTCGAGAACGCCGTCATGGTGTTCGTCTTCCAGGAGAAGACGCCGCCGTACCTGATCCACGTGGTGCAGCTCGACCTGGCGGCGATCCGCGCCGGACGGCGCCGCAACCGTGAGGCGATCGCCGCCTACCAGCAGTGCACCCGCAGCGGCGAGTGGCCCGGCTACTCGGACCGTGTCGACATCGTCTCCCTGCCCGCGTGGGCCGAGAAGCAGGAGAACCAGTGA
- a CDS encoding WhiB family transcriptional regulator, whose translation MVCNGCPVVAQCLREAMKVEGDAGEKTRHGIRGGLSPKGRKKLGPHPPARHEPPSPPGRVTCRQWLPRTTRTAGSPPGPT comes from the coding sequence ATGGTCTGCAACGGCTGCCCGGTTGTCGCCCAGTGCCTGCGGGAGGCGATGAAGGTCGAGGGCGACGCCGGCGAGAAGACCCGCCACGGCATCCGTGGGGGCCTCTCCCCGAAGGGCCGCAAGAAGCTGGGACCGCACCCACCAGCGCGGCATGAGCCCCCGTCACCGCCTGGCCGCGTGACGTGCCGGCAGTGGCTGCCGCGGACGACGCGTACTGCGGGCAGCCCGCCCGGCCCTACCTGA
- a CDS encoding ATP-binding protein produces MTGSTGTGKTHQAWAALRMIAEAGPVDYQVIATTAADLYGRLRPGGSDQGTEHELRRYTRVPILLLDDLGSAKASEWVEEITYRLINERYNACRPTIFTSNYSTQAPVPRPARCSAPGSTSSSATASSAASPR; encoded by the coding sequence CTGACCGGCAGCACCGGCACCGGCAAGACCCACCAGGCGTGGGCCGCACTGCGGATGATCGCCGAAGCCGGGCCCGTCGACTACCAGGTGATCGCCACCACCGCCGCCGACCTGTACGGCCGGCTCCGCCCCGGCGGCTCCGACCAGGGCACCGAGCACGAACTCCGCCGCTACACCCGCGTCCCCATCCTCCTGCTCGACGACCTCGGCTCCGCCAAGGCCAGCGAGTGGGTGGAGGAGATCACCTACCGGCTGATCAACGAGCGGTACAACGCCTGCCGGCCGACGATCTTCACGTCGAACTACTCGACCCAGGCCCCCGTTCCGAGACCGGCCAGGTGCTCGGCCCCGGGCTCGACATCGTCCTCGGCGACCGCATCGTCAGCCGCCTCGCCGAGATGA
- a CDS encoding zinc finger domain-containing protein, with the protein MACPLDYCAAKPGTPCRSPRGRAVPLGVHPSRADAWITHQPAA; encoded by the coding sequence ATCGCCTGCCCCCTCGACTACTGCGCCGCCAAGCCCGGCACACCCTGCCGCAGCCCCCGCGGACGCGCCGTACCCCTCGGCGTCCACCCCAGCCGCGCCGACGCCTGGATCACCCACCAGCCTGCCGCCTGA
- a CDS encoding response regulator transcription factor has translation MEITEPAVASRDLTDYERRLLRHVAAGGTNPSIARRLSTTTCTVQSALACVYRKLGARNRAHAVAIAVHNGWITLDHVTPAREP, from the coding sequence ATGGAGATCACCGAACCCGCCGTCGCCAGCCGCGACCTGACCGACTACGAGCGCCGCCTGCTCCGCCACGTCGCCGCCGGCGGCACCAACCCGTCGATCGCCCGAAGGCTCAGCACGACGACCTGCACCGTCCAGTCCGCGCTCGCCTGCGTCTACCGCAAGCTCGGCGCCCGCAACCGGGCCCACGCCGTCGCGATCGCCGTCCACAACGGCTGGATCACCCTCGACCACGTGACGCCCGCCAGAGAGCCCTGA
- a CDS encoding type II toxin-antitoxin system prevent-host-death family antitoxin, which produces MDTDQTDHPIADARANLSELLSAVRLLRRGYYLTSRSKRVAALLPVDIGELVDQAGGPGRAAQILRDYLAEAPPAS; this is translated from the coding sequence ATGGACACCGACCAGACCGACCACCCCATCGCCGACGCCCGCGCCAACCTCAGCGAACTGCTGTCCGCCGTCCGCCTGCTGAGGCGCGGCTACTACCTGACCAGCCGCAGCAAGCGGGTCGCCGCCCTGCTGCCCGTCGACATCGGCGAACTCGTCGACCAGGCCGGCGGGCCCGGCCGGGCCGCGCAGATCCTCCGCGACTACCTGGCCGAAGCGCCGCCCGCCTCCTGA
- a CDS encoding helix-turn-helix domain-containing protein produces the protein MGDEEVQQVTEALDVVERIEDLEQRVRVKSRIMADQVRRNRVWAEERKQLIQQLHEGGLSYREIAARLEIKLSTVQDVFRGYTGSGTARPKKSTAEPPA, from the coding sequence GTGGGCGACGAGGAGGTGCAGCAGGTGACCGAAGCCCTCGACGTAGTCGAGCGAATCGAAGACCTGGAGCAACGGGTCCGGGTGAAGAGCCGGATCATGGCTGACCAGGTCAGGCGAAACCGGGTCTGGGCCGAAGAGCGCAAGCAACTGATCCAGCAGCTGCACGAAGGCGGGCTGTCGTACCGCGAGATCGCGGCGCGGCTGGAGATCAAGCTGAGTACAGTGCAGGACGTCTTTCGCGGCTACACCGGCTCAGGGACGGCTCGCCCGAAGAAGTCGACCGCCGAGCCTCCTGCCTGA
- a CDS encoding protein transporter Sec31 encodes MSLLTRTITRTRLVPFAPHPDAPVEMVPEEYTVEVPRDWDRAVLGAVAAGTGLLLALAVTWSTASIGGLLALNGVIAGVAYAVAAVFDLAWIICMALEWAARYDPRRAAAPRRAGAAFLAVSMAAIATREILPHGKAGIALGAIGAAVSLVAKGVWTLAIRATARDLTPVAQQYVARRQAAAGAELAMAQVDRQLARMRGQLDAYRQAYATSTAVTLDRPQPDPDRPARQPDRATATVRSAVRAALATTPGARTEELVEQLARLGIDTDANTVRTLSEELSGQHPDRTDSRSATVLALAPHEPDDTITDTVRAAVRTAGDDLDAVLAAVRRVHGTGVERDTVRRLLSRVAG; translated from the coding sequence GTGAGCCTGCTCACCCGCACCATCACCCGCACCCGCCTGGTGCCCTTCGCCCCCCACCCCGACGCGCCCGTCGAGATGGTCCCCGAGGAGTACACCGTCGAGGTGCCCCGCGACTGGGACCGAGCCGTCCTCGGCGCCGTCGCCGCCGGCACCGGCCTGCTCCTGGCGCTGGCCGTCACCTGGTCCACCGCCAGCATCGGCGGCCTGCTCGCCCTCAACGGCGTCATCGCCGGCGTCGCGTACGCCGTCGCCGCGGTCTTCGACCTCGCCTGGATCATCTGCATGGCCCTGGAGTGGGCCGCCCGCTACGACCCCCGCCGCGCCGCCGCACCCCGCCGCGCCGGGGCCGCCTTCCTGGCCGTCTCCATGGCCGCCATCGCCACCCGCGAGATCCTGCCGCACGGCAAGGCCGGCATCGCCCTCGGCGCGATCGGCGCCGCGGTGTCCCTCGTCGCCAAGGGCGTGTGGACGCTGGCGATCCGGGCCACCGCGCGGGACCTCACTCCGGTCGCCCAGCAGTACGTCGCCCGCCGCCAGGCCGCCGCCGGCGCCGAACTCGCCATGGCCCAGGTCGACCGCCAACTGGCCCGCATGCGCGGTCAGCTGGACGCCTACCGGCAGGCGTACGCCACCAGCACCGCCGTCACCCTCGACCGGCCCCAGCCCGACCCGGACCGGCCGGCCCGACAGCCCGACCGCGCCACCGCCACCGTCCGCTCCGCCGTCCGCGCCGCCCTCGCCACCACCCCCGGCGCCCGCACCGAAGAGCTGGTCGAGCAGCTCGCCCGCCTGGGCATCGACACCGACGCGAACACCGTCCGGACACTGTCCGAAGAGCTGTCCGGACAGCACCCGGACAGGACGGACAGCAGGTCAGCCACGGTGCTCGCCCTCGCGCCCCACGAGCCCGACGACACCATCACCGACACCGTCCGGGCCGCTGTCCGGACAGCCGGAGACGACCTCGACGCCGTCCTGGCCGCTGTCCGCCGCGTCCACGGCACCGGCGTCGAGCGCGACACCGTCCGCCGCCTCCTGTCGCGCGTCGCCGGTTGA